One Gimesia aquarii DNA segment encodes these proteins:
- a CDS encoding type III secretion system chaperone, protein MKITFRGWIVIGCFMAVLSVMAILGAGVYAQQPVSKKMAITTSQKNPGQISEAQLGNLLKAMGLNTTKKKKRYDFQFKANQNKEEWELSMSAVLSENGEWVWVMAWLDPLPRSAADVPRTAMLRLLSDNDRMGNGKFFAYIATNRRFVLQRVIPNQNMTTKKFHAILSDLGSSVVQYYPHWSTDNWKRSSAPQSQGTAQKKSVARPTQTASGASNFTPKKQN, encoded by the coding sequence ATGAAAATCACGTTTCGTGGATGGATCGTCATTGGCTGTTTTATGGCCGTGTTATCAGTAATGGCAATTTTGGGAGCCGGAGTGTATGCCCAGCAACCAGTTTCAAAAAAAATGGCGATTACTACCAGCCAGAAAAATCCTGGCCAAATCTCTGAAGCACAGCTGGGCAACCTATTAAAAGCGATGGGTTTAAACACAACTAAGAAGAAAAAACGCTATGACTTTCAGTTCAAAGCGAATCAAAACAAGGAAGAGTGGGAACTCTCAATGTCAGCCGTTCTCAGTGAGAATGGTGAATGGGTTTGGGTGATGGCTTGGCTGGACCCACTTCCCAGAAGTGCAGCCGATGTGCCTCGTACGGCGATGCTGCGTTTGCTGTCTGATAATGACCGCATGGGAAATGGTAAATTTTTCGCTTACATTGCTACAAATCGTCGATTTGTTCTGCAGCGTGTGATTCCCAATCAGAACATGACGACGAAAAAATTTCATGCCATTCTCAGTGATTTGGGGAGCAGTGTTGTTCAATATTACCCACACTGGTCAACCGACAACTGGAAACGTTCCTCGGCTCCCCAGTCTCAAGGCACTGCTCAAAAAAAGTCAGTAGCTCGACCTACTCAGACGGCATCGGGGGCATCTAATTTCACTCCAAAGAAACAAAATTAA
- the trpC gene encoding indole-3-glycerol phosphate synthase TrpC, which yields MDNILEEIIATKQIEVSQAKARLPFEQLAEQLTDAPSIRDFVNSLKIHAPVGMIAEVKKASPSAGLIRDDFHPVDIARIYEASGAACISVLTDEHYFQGHLDYLKAVRKAVSIPVLRKDFIIERYQILEARVAGADSVLLIAECLDDNQLEDLYAYAKELGMSALVEIYDPQNLERVLKLSPPMLGINNRNLKTFVTTLDHSIQLSSEIPQNCLLISESGIQNRQDVLRLQNSGVGGILVGETLMRAPDIGEKVSELLGTNV from the coding sequence GTGGATAATATTCTCGAAGAAATTATTGCCACAAAACAGATAGAAGTCAGTCAGGCAAAAGCGAGACTGCCTTTCGAGCAATTGGCAGAACAATTGACAGATGCGCCCTCCATACGGGATTTTGTGAACTCATTGAAAATACATGCTCCTGTGGGAATGATCGCGGAAGTAAAAAAGGCTTCCCCTTCAGCAGGTTTGATTCGTGACGACTTTCATCCAGTGGACATAGCCCGGATCTATGAGGCATCGGGAGCTGCCTGTATCAGTGTGCTAACAGACGAACATTATTTTCAAGGCCATCTTGATTACTTGAAAGCAGTGCGCAAGGCTGTTTCGATTCCAGTGTTAAGAAAAGATTTTATCATTGAACGTTATCAGATTCTGGAAGCCCGGGTTGCAGGTGCTGACTCTGTTCTCCTGATCGCTGAATGTCTAGATGACAACCAGTTGGAAGATTTGTATGCTTACGCGAAGGAACTGGGGATGTCAGCTTTGGTGGAAATTTATGATCCACAGAATTTGGAACGAGTATTAAAATTGTCTCCTCCGATGTTGGGCATTAATAATCGTAATTTAAAGACGTTCGTCACAACGCTCGACCACTCGATTCAATTAAGTTCTGAAATCCCTCAAAATTGTTTACTTATTAGTGAAAGCGGAATCCAAAACCGGCAGGATGTTCTTCGCCTGCAAAATTCAGGAGTGGGAGGTATCCTGGTCGGAGAAACTCTCATGCGCGCTCCTGATATCGGAGAAAAAGTGAGCGAACTGCTCGGAACCAATGTCTAA
- a CDS encoding phosphoesterase, with translation MSNTEQQVEHVMVVPTLLFHEVGYFQGFNGQVDSYLKTLFDPTYISFRPRDTVEEDPSFKQLIPYCIFRHEGKIFYYTRGSKGGEQRLHAKRSIGIGGHISSEDDAKAGSTYREGMEREIDEEVVMETGYTEQCVGLINDDETEVGKVHLGIVHIFDLELPKVLPREESIIKTGFDSPEKLLQELDQFETWSQICLKGLFELS, from the coding sequence ATGTCAAATACGGAACAACAAGTGGAGCACGTAATGGTCGTTCCCACACTTCTCTTCCATGAAGTTGGTTATTTTCAGGGGTTTAATGGTCAGGTGGATTCTTATCTCAAAACCTTATTCGATCCCACTTACATCAGTTTCAGACCTCGCGATACAGTTGAAGAAGACCCCAGTTTCAAACAGTTAATTCCATACTGTATTTTTCGGCATGAAGGAAAGATCTTTTATTATACGCGTGGTTCCAAAGGAGGCGAACAACGGTTGCATGCTAAACGTTCAATAGGAATTGGCGGGCATATTTCTTCAGAAGACGATGCGAAAGCGGGATCTACTTACCGAGAGGGGATGGAACGCGAGATTGATGAAGAAGTCGTAATGGAAACTGGATATACAGAACAGTGTGTAGGCCTGATTAATGACGATGAAACGGAGGTCGGAAAGGTCCACTTGGGAATAGTTCACATATTTGACCTAGAGTTGCCCAAAGTTCTACCCCGTGAAGAGTCGATTATAAAGACAGGGTTTGACTCACCGGAAAAATTGTTACAAGAGTTAGATCAGTTCGAAACATGGTCTCAGATCTGCCTGAAAGGGTTATTTGAACTATCTTAA
- a CDS encoding CPBP family intramembrane glutamic endopeptidase has translation MRYWFLLLRAKSVTALFQLNPDRCQLEISLPVMLALLWISFQFINSITREWNQWQTTSIKPNVISLETVIASCMITFFFGVVIVCTLAVSHHHSLQKLGFRANDKRGQLRDGSIGFLLLLIPVMSLLLVTHSFRTEETMHPFLLLLKEHPEFSTIAWISISAVVVAPLFEELIYRVILQSWLENFLHPIVAISISSVIFSFVHGFPDCIPLFPLAFILGTLFYYRRSYASIVMTHALFNGINLAFALANQQSPG, from the coding sequence ATGCGCTACTGGTTTCTGCTCTTGAGAGCAAAGAGTGTGACGGCCCTTTTTCAGTTAAACCCAGATCGCTGCCAACTGGAAATCTCATTGCCGGTTATGCTTGCACTTCTCTGGATTTCCTTTCAGTTTATCAATTCGATCACCAGAGAATGGAATCAATGGCAGACAACAAGCATCAAACCGAACGTCATTTCTCTGGAAACGGTAATTGCATCCTGCATGATCACATTTTTCTTTGGGGTGGTAATCGTATGCACTCTGGCAGTATCCCACCATCACTCCCTGCAAAAATTAGGATTTCGTGCGAATGATAAAAGGGGCCAGCTTCGCGATGGATCAATCGGGTTTCTACTATTATTGATACCTGTCATGTCACTTCTCCTGGTGACCCATTCATTTCGAACGGAAGAGACAATGCATCCCTTCTTGCTCCTGCTGAAAGAACACCCGGAATTTTCAACCATCGCATGGATTTCTATCTCCGCCGTTGTCGTAGCGCCTTTATTTGAGGAATTGATCTATCGCGTCATTCTTCAAAGCTGGCTTGAAAATTTTCTACATCCAATCGTTGCCATCTCAATCAGTTCAGTGATCTTCAGTTTTGTGCATGGCTTCCCTGATTGCATACCCTTATTTCCATTAGCTTTCATACTGGGAACACTTTTTTATTACCGTCGGAGCTATGCTTCCATTGTTATGACGCATGCTCTATTTAATGGAATCAATCTTGCGTTTGCCTTGGCAAATCAGCAAAGTCCCGGTTAA